A window of Mangifera indica cultivar Alphonso chromosome 11, CATAS_Mindica_2.1, whole genome shotgun sequence contains these coding sequences:
- the LOC123229801 gene encoding uncharacterized protein LOC123229801 isoform X3, which translates to MSHKSSSSSPPSPWELTTRRLHEEFNELREQLIEFLQLLKVQTENQNPPNQEQNHLLNGQPIRPPPRTTYYEREINVDNDFSGSGVEGRMMMIKGSRLIFWSLNPDEFLDWLNEVEPVFEFKEFLDVKKCKVAVPRSSDYASVWWENVRKQRDRERKDKVRSWEELKLLMKKRFLLKSHRQDLHLKMQKVKHKEKELKNTSVQDGRENSNVIQMMAHGSN; encoded by the coding sequence ATGTCACATAAGAGTAGCTCTTCATCCCCACCTTCACCATGGGAGTTAACCACTAGAAGACTACATGAAGAGTTCAATGAACTTAGAGAGCAATTAATTGAATTCCTCCAACTCTTGAAGGTACAAACCGAAAATCAAAACCCACCCAACCAGGAACAAAACCACCTACTCAACGGACAACCAATACGTCCACCACCACGAACAACCTATTATGAGAGAGAAATTAATGTTGATAATGACTTTAGTGGATCTGGAGTGGAAGGGAGAATGATGATGATCAAGGGTTCAAGATTGATATTCTGGAGTTTGAATCCGGATGAATTCTTAGATTGGTTGAATGAAGTTGAACCGGTATTTGAGTTTAAAGAATTCTTAGATGTAAAGAAATGCAAGGTGGCAGTTCCCAGGTCCAGTGATTATGCTTCTGTATGgtgggagaatgttagaaaGCAAAGagatagagaaagaaaagataaagtGAGATCTTGGGAAGAATTGAAGTTGTTGATGAAGAAAAGGTTCTTGCTCAAGAGCCACAGGCAAGACCTTCATTTGAAAATGCAAAAAGTCAAACACAAAGAAAAGGAATTGAAGAACACAAGTGTTCAAGATGGGAGGGAAAATTCAAATGTCATTCAAATGATGGCACATGGAAGCAATTAG
- the LOC123229801 gene encoding protein LIKE COV 2-like isoform X1 gives MTEDKESTSISLSQGLTPHDPDDVPKSPPHSPNSSTRKACYAVLQSWVSKKFMTGCVVLFPVAVTFLVTWWFIEFVDGFFSPIYARLGIDVFGLGFLTSILFIFFVGVFASSWLGSTVFLIGEWLIKRMPFMKHIYAASKQISSAISPGSQNTTAFKEVAIIRHPRIGEYAFGFITSYLVLQRDDGDEELCSVYVPTNHLYIGDVFLVNSKEIIRPNLSVREGIEIIISVGMTMPQ, from the exons ATGACAGAAGATAAGGAATCTACCTCGATTTCACTGAGCCAAGGCCTCACTCCTCACGACCCCGACGATGTCCCCAAGTCGCCTCCTCACTCCCCCAATTCCTCCACTCGCAAG GCTTGTTATGCTGTTCTACAGAGTTGGGTCTCAAAGAAGTTCATGACTGGATG TGTGGTTCTCTTTCCAGTTGCTGTTACATTTTTAGTGACATGGTGGTTCATTGAGTTTGTTGATGGTTTCTTCAGTCCAATATATGCAAGGCTTGGCATAGACGTATTTG GCCTTGGATTTCTTACATCTATACTTTTCATATTCTTTGTTGGTGTATTTGCTTCATCATGGTTGGGTTCCACTGTGTTCTTGATTGGGGAATGGCTTATAAAGAGGATGCCCTTTATGAAGCACATATATGCTGCCTCTAAGCAAATTAGCTCTGCCATTTCTCCAGGTA gCCAGAATACCACCGCCTTTAAAGAGGTTGCAATTATTCGTCATCCTCGCATTGGCGAGTATGCATTTGGTTTTATAACATCATATCTTGTTCTTCAG AGGGATGATGGAGATGAAGAGCTATGCAGTGTTTATGTACCAACAAACCATTTATACATTGGCGACGTATTTCTGGTCAACTCTAAAGAGATCATAAGACCAAATTTGTCTGTTCGAGAAGGAATAG AGATCATCATCTCAGTAGGCATGACAATGCCGCAGTAA
- the LOC123229799 gene encoding polypyrimidine tract-binding protein homolog 3 isoform X1, protein MAEPSKVIHVRNVGHEISENDLLQLFQPFGVITKLVMLRAKNQALLQMQDVPSAMAALQYYTNVQPSIRGRNVYVQFSSHQELTTMDQNTQGRGDEPNRILLVTIHHMLYPITVEVLHQVFTTHGFVEKIVTFQKSAGFQALIQYQLRQSAVVARTSLQGRNIYDGCCQLDIQFSNLDELQVNYNNERSRDFTNPNLPSEQKGRSSQSGYGDAGGMYAPGARAVPFPQMANAAAIAAAFGGSLPPGISGTNERCTILVSNLNSDRIDEDKLFNMFSLYGNIIRIKLLRNKPDHALVQMADGFQAELAVHFLKGAILFGKRLEVNFSKHQNITQGADTHEYINSNLNRFNRNAAKNYRYCCSPTKMIHLSTLPQDVTEEEIVSHLEEHGTIVNTKLFEMNGKKQALVMFETEEQATEALVCKHASSLGGSIIRISFSQLQSIRENSQ, encoded by the exons atggCTGAACCTTCCAAAGTTATTCACGTTCGCAATGTGGGCCATGAGATTTCTGAA AATGATTTACTTCAGCTATTCCAGCCATTTGGAGTCATAACTAAGCTTGTGATGCTTCGTGCAAAAAATCAG GCTCTCCTCCAAATGCAAGATGTTCCTTCAGCCATGGCTGCTCTCCAGTACTACACAAATGTCCAACCATCAATAAG GGGAAGGAATGTTTATGTTCAGTTCTCATCGCATCAGGAGTTAACAACGATGGATCAAAATACTCAGGGACGAGGGGATGAG CCGAACCGAATCCTCTTAGTTACAATTCATCACATGCTTTATCCTATTACTGTGGAAGTGCTGCATCAAGTTTTTACTACTCATGGATTTGTGGAGAAGATCGTCACATTCCAGAAGTCAGCTG GTTTTCAAGCTCTAATCCAGTATCAATTACGCCAAAGTGCTGTAGTAGCTAGAACTTCTCTTCAG GGTCGCAATATTTATGATGGTTGCTGTCAGCTAGACATTCAGTTCTCAAA CCTTGATGAGCTACAAGTGAACTACAATAATGAGCGGTCAAG GGACTTCACAAATCCAAATCTTCCTTCAGAACAGAAAGGCAGATCCTCACAA TCTGGGTATGGTGATGCAGGAGGTATGTATGCCCCTGGAGCCAGGGCAG TTCCATTTCCGCAG ATGGCCAATGCAGCTGCAATTGCAGCTGCCTTTGGGGGAAGTTTACCTCCTGGAATTTCAGGGACAAATGAGAGGTGTACAATCTTAGTGTCCAACCTAAATTCTGAT AGGATAGATGAGGATAAGCTTTTCAACATGTTCTCCCTCTATGGAAACATCATAAGAATTAAACTTCTCCGTAATAAACCAGATCATGCACTTGTTCAGATGGCTGACGGCTTCCAGGCTGAATTGGCAGTGCACTTTCTGAAG GGAGCCATACTGTTTGGAAAGCGATTGGAGGTCAATTTCTCTAAGCATCAAAACATAACACAGGGTGCTGATACACATGAGTACATAAACTCAAATCTCAACCGCTTTAACCGTAATGCTGCGAAGAACTACCGTTATTGCTGCTCACCGACAAAGATGATCCACCTTTCCACTCTGCCACAAGATGTCACTGAAGAGGAGATTGTGAGCCACCTAGAGGAGCATGGCACCATTGTGAATACCAAGCTCTTCGAGATGAACGGAAAGAAGCAGGCTCTTGTTATGTTTGAAACCGAGGAGCAGGCCACTGAAGCCCTTGTGTGCAAGCATGCTAGCTCTCTTGGTGGGTCTATAATCCGAATTTCCTTCTCCCAGTTACAGTCGATAAGAGAAAACTCACAGTAA
- the LOC123229800 gene encoding LOW QUALITY PROTEIN: 5-formyltetrahydrofolate cyclo-ligase-like protein COG0212 (The sequence of the model RefSeq protein was modified relative to this genomic sequence to represent the inferred CDS: inserted 1 base in 1 codon) has translation MDSNMVRPSAPFTHKSNYYYYLTTINFKSRFFSTPLTKSFNFKLESKSKGQNGIVFDESAYEAERLSLDAKARQSMAETSKRETEMGTDDDPKAWKWVIRERXWDLMETRNFAQNPRPVHHRIPNFVGAAVAAKNLGGLEEFRISGCVKVNPDSPQKQVRFLTLSGGKQLLTPQPRLRTGFFSVLESSMLSPSTINEACTSVGVAKYGRPIGLDEKLKVDLIVIGSVAVDPKTGARLGKGEGFAELEYGMLRCMGAIDDSTPVVTSVHDCQLVDDIPVEKLLIHDVPVDIICTPTQVIFTNTTIPKPQGIYWDKLSPEKLGQIRILRELKIRIERETGQKLPSGPSEKLPPTAQRKRR, from the exons ATGGATTCAAACATGGTCCGACCTTCAGCTCCATTTACACACAAatccaattattattattatttaaccaccataaattttaaatccCGTTTTTTCTCAACTCCCCTGACCAAATCATTCAACTTCAAACTGGAAAGTAAAAGCAAAGGCCAAAACGGTATCGTCTTCGACGAGTCGGCTTATGAAGCTGAGCGGTTGAGCCTTGACGCCAAGGCGCGGCAATCCATGGCTGAGACTTCAAAAAGGGAGACGGAAATGGGTACAGATGATGACCCTAAAGCATGGAAATGGGTAATCCGAGAGA TTTGGGATTTAATGGAGACCCGCAATTTCGCCCAGAACCCCCGACCCGTTCACCATCGGATCCCCAATTTCGTTGGCGCTGCCGTTGCCGccaaaaat CTGGGTGGGTTGGAGGAGTTTCGGATCTCGGGTTGTGTGAAGGTTAACCCGGATTCGCCTCAGAAGCAAGTCAGGTTTCTAACACTTTCTG GTGGGAAGCAGTTGTTAACTCCACAGCCGCGTTTGAGGACGGGCTTTTTTTCTGTACTTGAGTCAAGTATGTTAAGTCCTAGTACAATCAATGAGGCGTGCACCTCTGTAGGAGTTGCCAAGTATGGAAGACCTATTGGGTTGGATGAAAAACTCAAGGTAGATCTAATTGTCATTGGTTCTGTTGCTGTTGACCCGAAGACAGGGGCTCGACTTGGCAAGGGAGAG GGATTTGCAGAACTTGAATATGGGATGCTGCGGTGTATGGGAGCTATCGATGATTCAACACCTGTTGTCACTTCTG TGCATGACTGTCAATTGGTGGATGATATTCCAGTCGAGAAACTATTGATCCATGATGTTCCTGTGGACATTATATGCACTCCCACTCAAGTCATTTTCACCAACACAACTATCCCAAAGCCTCAAG GTATCTACTGGGACAAATTATCTCCAGAAAAGTTGGGACAAATTCGGATACTGAGGGAGCTCAAGATCCGAATTGAACGGGAGACTGGTCAGAAGCTTCCTTCTGGTCCATCAGAGAAATTACCCCCCACAGCTCAAAGGAAGAGGCGGTAA
- the LOC123229801 gene encoding protein LIKE COV 2-like isoform X2: protein MTEDKESTSISLSQGLTPHDPDDVPKSPPHSPNSSTRKACYAVLQSWVSKKFMTGCVVLFPVAVTFLVTWWFIEFVDGFFSPIYARLGIDVFGLGFLTSILFIFFVGVFASSWLGSTVFLIGEWLIKRMPFMKHIYAASKQISSAISPGQNTTAFKEVAIIRHPRIGEYAFGFITSYLVLQRDDGDEELCSVYVPTNHLYIGDVFLVNSKEIIRPNLSVREGIEIIISVGMTMPQ, encoded by the exons ATGACAGAAGATAAGGAATCTACCTCGATTTCACTGAGCCAAGGCCTCACTCCTCACGACCCCGACGATGTCCCCAAGTCGCCTCCTCACTCCCCCAATTCCTCCACTCGCAAG GCTTGTTATGCTGTTCTACAGAGTTGGGTCTCAAAGAAGTTCATGACTGGATG TGTGGTTCTCTTTCCAGTTGCTGTTACATTTTTAGTGACATGGTGGTTCATTGAGTTTGTTGATGGTTTCTTCAGTCCAATATATGCAAGGCTTGGCATAGACGTATTTG GCCTTGGATTTCTTACATCTATACTTTTCATATTCTTTGTTGGTGTATTTGCTTCATCATGGTTGGGTTCCACTGTGTTCTTGATTGGGGAATGGCTTATAAAGAGGATGCCCTTTATGAAGCACATATATGCTGCCTCTAAGCAAATTAGCTCTGCCATTTCTCCAG gCCAGAATACCACCGCCTTTAAAGAGGTTGCAATTATTCGTCATCCTCGCATTGGCGAGTATGCATTTGGTTTTATAACATCATATCTTGTTCTTCAG AGGGATGATGGAGATGAAGAGCTATGCAGTGTTTATGTACCAACAAACCATTTATACATTGGCGACGTATTTCTGGTCAACTCTAAAGAGATCATAAGACCAAATTTGTCTGTTCGAGAAGGAATAG AGATCATCATCTCAGTAGGCATGACAATGCCGCAGTAA
- the LOC123229799 gene encoding polypyrimidine tract-binding protein homolog 3 isoform X2, which yields MAEPSKVIHVRNVGHEISENDLLQLFQPFGVITKLVMLRAKNQALLQMQDVPSAMAALQYYTNVQPSIRGRNVYVQFSSHQELTTMDQNTQGRGDEPNRILLVTIHHMLYPITVEVLHQVFTTHGFVEKIVTFQKSAGFQALIQYQLRQSAVVARTSLQGRNIYDGCCQLDIQFSNLDELQVNYNNERSRDFTNPNLPSEQKGRSSQSGYGDAGVPFPQMANAAAIAAAFGGSLPPGISGTNERCTILVSNLNSDRIDEDKLFNMFSLYGNIIRIKLLRNKPDHALVQMADGFQAELAVHFLKGAILFGKRLEVNFSKHQNITQGADTHEYINSNLNRFNRNAAKNYRYCCSPTKMIHLSTLPQDVTEEEIVSHLEEHGTIVNTKLFEMNGKKQALVMFETEEQATEALVCKHASSLGGSIIRISFSQLQSIRENSQ from the exons atggCTGAACCTTCCAAAGTTATTCACGTTCGCAATGTGGGCCATGAGATTTCTGAA AATGATTTACTTCAGCTATTCCAGCCATTTGGAGTCATAACTAAGCTTGTGATGCTTCGTGCAAAAAATCAG GCTCTCCTCCAAATGCAAGATGTTCCTTCAGCCATGGCTGCTCTCCAGTACTACACAAATGTCCAACCATCAATAAG GGGAAGGAATGTTTATGTTCAGTTCTCATCGCATCAGGAGTTAACAACGATGGATCAAAATACTCAGGGACGAGGGGATGAG CCGAACCGAATCCTCTTAGTTACAATTCATCACATGCTTTATCCTATTACTGTGGAAGTGCTGCATCAAGTTTTTACTACTCATGGATTTGTGGAGAAGATCGTCACATTCCAGAAGTCAGCTG GTTTTCAAGCTCTAATCCAGTATCAATTACGCCAAAGTGCTGTAGTAGCTAGAACTTCTCTTCAG GGTCGCAATATTTATGATGGTTGCTGTCAGCTAGACATTCAGTTCTCAAA CCTTGATGAGCTACAAGTGAACTACAATAATGAGCGGTCAAG GGACTTCACAAATCCAAATCTTCCTTCAGAACAGAAAGGCAGATCCTCACAA TCTGGGTATGGTGATGCAGGAG TTCCATTTCCGCAG ATGGCCAATGCAGCTGCAATTGCAGCTGCCTTTGGGGGAAGTTTACCTCCTGGAATTTCAGGGACAAATGAGAGGTGTACAATCTTAGTGTCCAACCTAAATTCTGAT AGGATAGATGAGGATAAGCTTTTCAACATGTTCTCCCTCTATGGAAACATCATAAGAATTAAACTTCTCCGTAATAAACCAGATCATGCACTTGTTCAGATGGCTGACGGCTTCCAGGCTGAATTGGCAGTGCACTTTCTGAAG GGAGCCATACTGTTTGGAAAGCGATTGGAGGTCAATTTCTCTAAGCATCAAAACATAACACAGGGTGCTGATACACATGAGTACATAAACTCAAATCTCAACCGCTTTAACCGTAATGCTGCGAAGAACTACCGTTATTGCTGCTCACCGACAAAGATGATCCACCTTTCCACTCTGCCACAAGATGTCACTGAAGAGGAGATTGTGAGCCACCTAGAGGAGCATGGCACCATTGTGAATACCAAGCTCTTCGAGATGAACGGAAAGAAGCAGGCTCTTGTTATGTTTGAAACCGAGGAGCAGGCCACTGAAGCCCTTGTGTGCAAGCATGCTAGCTCTCTTGGTGGGTCTATAATCCGAATTTCCTTCTCCCAGTTACAGTCGATAAGAGAAAACTCACAGTAA
- the LOC123230088 gene encoding 60S ribosomal protein L3-1-like → MSHRKFEHPRHGSLGFLPRKRAARHRGKVKAFPKDDPSKPCRLTAFLGYKAGMTHIVRDVEKPGSKLHKKEACEAVTVIETPPMVVVGVVGYVKTPRGLRSLNTVWAQHLSEGVRRRFYKNWCKSKKKAFTKYSKQYESEEGKKNIQAQLEKIKKYATVVRVLAHTQIRKMKGLKQKKAHLMEIQVNGGTIAQKVDYAYGFFEKQIPINAVFQKDEMIDIIGVTKGKGYEGVVTRWGVTRLPRKTHRGLRKVACIGAWHPARVSFTVARAGQNGYHHRTEMNKKIYKLGKSGQESHTAITEYDRTEKDITPMGGFPHYGVVKDDYIMIKGCCVGPKKRVVTLRQSLLAQTSRLALEEIKLKFVDTSSKFGHGRFQTTQEKQKFYGRMKA, encoded by the exons ATGTCTCACAGGAAGTTTGAGCACCCAAGGCATGGGTCCCTTGGATTTCTACCAAGGAAGCGTGCTGCTCGTCACAGAGGAAAAG TGAAGGCTTTCCCCAAGGATGACCCTAGCAAACCCTGCAGGCTCACTGCCTTCCTTGGATACAAGGCTGGTATGACCCATATTGTCAGGGATGTCGAGAAACCTGGGTCTA AGCTTCATAAGAAGGAAGCTTGTGAGGCTGTGACTGTCATTGAAACTCCTCCAATGGTAGTCGTTGGAGTTGTGGGATATGTGAAGACACCACGTGGTCTCAGGTCATTGAACACTGTCTGGGCTCAGCATCTGAGTGAGGGAGTGAGAAGAAGGTTCTATAAGAATTGGTGCAAGTCCAAGAAGAAGGCCTTCACAAAGTACTCAAAGCAATATGAGTCAGAAGAGGGAAAGAAGAACATTCAGGCACAGCTGGAGAAGATAAAGAAATATGCAACTGTTGTCCGAGTTTTGGCACACACTCAG ATTAGGAAAATGAAGGGTTTGAAACAGAAGAAAGCTCACCTGATGGAGATCCAGGTCAATGGTGGAACCATTGCTCAGAAGGTTGACTATGCATATGGGTTCTTTGAAAAGCAAATCCCCATTAATGCTGTCTTCCAGAAGGATGAGATGATTGACATCATTGGTGTCACCAAGGGTAAGGGTTATGAAGGTGTTGTCACTCGTTGGGGAGTCACTCGCCTTCCTCGCAAGACTCACAGGGGTCTGCGTAAGGTGGCTTGTATTGGTGCCTGGCATCCTGCTAGAGTCTCATTTACAGTTGCCCGAGCTGGTCAGAACGGATACCACCACCGTACTGAAATGAACAAGAAAATCTACAAGCTTGGCAAAAGTGGGCAGGAGTCCCACACTGCTATTACTGAATATGACAG GACTGAGAAGGACATCACTCCAATGGGTGGCTTCCCTCACTATGGTGTAGTAAAGGATGATTACATTATGATCAAGGGATGCTGTGTTGGACCTAAGAAGAGGGTGGTTACACTTCGCCAATCGCTGCTTGCACAGACATCTCGTTTGGCTCTTGAggaaatcaaactcaagttcgtGGACACCTCTTCCAAGTTTGGTCATGGTCGTTTCCAGACAACACAGGAGAAACAGAAGTTCTATGGACGCATGAAGGCTTGA